The nucleotide window CTTGACGACATCCATTAGAAAATTCTTTTCTTCTAGTGAAACTTCTGTGGCTCGAAATAACTCCAAAATACCCAACGATGTAGATAGGTTTCCTCTTAAATGATGGGAAATAAAATCTAATGCATTATTCAAGTTCTTATTGTCTTTCTCTATTTGTCGGATATAGGAGAATGTATCAGACTCATCTGAATACACACTTACAACATATTCATCTTTTAATTTTTGAACTCTATTCGTTCTGTACAGGATATCAGATTTACTCATTTTATATCCTTTTAATGGAACAACTTGAGAAACCCCAGTTTGATAAACCTCTTCTAATGCATCTACTAATCCCATTTCATTAACATTCGGGTAGAGTTCATCTATCATCTTACCCTTGTATGCGACATCCATTGCCCCATCCATTTTTCTTCCCGCCTTATTATAATAATAAAACTCAAACTGTCGCTCTGACTTACGCCTGTATATGGCAACGCCTAATGGAGAATTATCATAATAGTTAAGTAGTTCTTGAGTCATGTAAATTAAGTATAAATCAGTTTTTGTGTTAATCTAAAATAATCCTTTTTTAGGAACTATTATAAAGTACGTAATGTTCTTAGCTAGTTTCTAAAATAAAATATGGAAAAAAAGGTCATTCTCAGTAAAAACATTCGAATGACCTTCTATTAGGGTAGTTATAGTTTAACCACTACTCTACCACTTATTTGCCCTTTAAAGATGGCATTAACTTTATCTTCTAACCCTTCAAGGTTTACTTCTTCTGTAATTTCATCAAGAGTTTCAGGCATCCATGATGCACCAATGTTATTCCATACTTTTACTCTTTCAGCATAAGGGAAGTTTTGAGAATCAATACCAATTAATGAAACCCCTCTTAAAATAAATGGAAACACATTAATAGGTAAATCAAAAGATGCTGCATTACCACAACATGTTACTACTCCCAAAGGATTGGTTGCTTTAATACCAGTAGCAAGATATTCACCTCCAACAGTATCTATAACACCTGCATACAACGGTTTCAATAAAGGACGTTGATTTCCTTCAAGGAATTCTTCTCTTGTAATAACATGTGAAGCACCTATTTTCTTTAGATAATCTGCTTTTTCTGCTTTTCCAGTTACGGCAACTACAGAATACCCTAATTTATTAAGAATAGTAACTGCAATAGAACCTACTCCACCAGTAGAACCTGTAACTAAGATATTTCCATCTTCAGGACTAACATGAGGAATTAATTTATAAACAGACATTGCTGCTGTTAGGCCTGCAGTCCCCAATTCCATACTAGATTTTAATGTTACACCTTTAGGCATTGGAACGACCCAATTTGACGGCACTTGGATATATTCGGAAAATCCTCCCCAAGTGTTCATCCCTAAATCATAACTTGTTACAATAACTTCATCTCCTTCTTTGAAATTATCCGATTTACTAGAAACAACTACACCAGATGCATCAATACCAGGTGTATGAGGATAATTTTTTGTAACTCCAGGTTTTCCTAATGCAGATAAAGCATCCTTATAATTTAAAGATGAATACGCTACTTTAACTAAAACCTCTCCTTCTGGTAAATCCGATAATTCTTTATTTTGAATGGAAGATTTGAATTCTTTCTCTCCTACTTTTTCAGTAACAAAAGCTTTGAAAGTTGTCATTTTAATAATGGGGTTTAATTGTAAAGTCACAATGTACAGCTAAGGTGTACACTAAATAATGACTTTAGACACAATTTACACCCATTATCATCATATTAATTAAACGATCATCAGATTATTTAATCATGAAAAATATTTCTTAGGATATTCATAAAAGAGTTCCTCTCCTTTAGTTAACTCTTTCCAAGAATCAGCTTCTTTAAATTCAATAGCTATAA belongs to Flammeovirga agarivorans and includes:
- a CDS encoding YhdH/YhfP family quinone oxidoreductase; translation: MTTFKAFVTEKVGEKEFKSSIQNKELSDLPEGEVLVKVAYSSLNYKDALSALGKPGVTKNYPHTPGIDASGVVVSSKSDNFKEGDEVIVTSYDLGMNTWGGFSEYIQVPSNWVVPMPKGVTLKSSMELGTAGLTAAMSVYKLIPHVSPEDGNILVTGSTGGVGSIAVTILNKLGYSVVAVTGKAEKADYLKKIGASHVITREEFLEGNQRPLLKPLYAGVIDTVGGEYLATGIKATNPLGVVTCCGNAASFDLPINVFPFILRGVSLIGIDSQNFPYAERVKVWNNIGASWMPETLDEITEEVNLEGLEDKVNAIFKGQISGRVVVKL